The following DNA comes from Hordeum vulgare subsp. vulgare chromosome 3H, MorexV3_pseudomolecules_assembly, whole genome shotgun sequence.
GGGCGCCAGGTCCACGGCCTCGTGGCCAGAGCCACCTCGGCGCACAATGTGTTTGTCAACAATTCGTTGCTGGATTTCTACTCCAAATGTGACTGCCTTGCTGCAATGGAGAAGCTGTTCGACGAGATGCCAGAGCGTGATAATGTCTCATATAATGTCATGATCTCAGGCTATGCTTGGAACCGGTGCGCTAGCACAGCGCTGCGGCTGTTCAGAGAGATGCAGATACTCAGTTTTGACAGGCAGGCATTACCTTATGCTAGTTTGCTGAGTGTTGCTGGCTCACTGCCTCACATTGGCATTGGGAAGCAAATACATGCTCAGCTGGTCCTTCTTGGCCTTTCTTCAGAGGATCTTGTGGGCAACGCCCTGATTGACATGTACTCAAAATGTGGGATGCTGGATGCTGCAAAGACAAATTTCCTGAACAAGAATGACAAGACTGGCGTTTCATGGACAGCAATGATAACTGGGTATGTCCAGAATGGGCAGCTGGAGGAAGCGCTGCGGTTATTCTGTGACATGAGAAGAGCTGGTCTGAGCCCGGACAGAGCGACATTTTCAAGCATCATTAAGGCTTCCGCAAGCCTGGCAATGATTGGGTTAGGAAGGCAGTTGCATTCTTACATCATCAGATCAGGCCACATCTCCAGCGTGTTCTCAGGAAGTGCCCTTCTTGACATGTATGCAAAGTGTGGCTGTTTGGATGAGGCGCTCCAAACATTTGATGAGATGCCTGAGAGGAATTCCATCTCGTGGAATGCTGTTATTTCAGCCTACGCGCACTACGGGCAGGCAAAGAACGCCATCAAGATGTTTGGAGGTATGCTTCATTATGGGTTCAAACCAGATTCAGTCACGTTCTTGAGTGTACTGTCAGCCTGCAGTCACAACGGTCTTGCAGAAGAATGTATGAAATATTTTGAATTGATGGAACATGAATATGACATACCACCCTGGAAGGGACACTATGCTTGTGTCATAGATACATTAGGTCGGGTGGGACGTTTTGACAAAGTTCAGAAAATGTTGAGCGAGATGCCATTTGAAGATGACCCAATCATTTGGAGCTCCATTCTTCACTCGTGCAGGATCCACGGAAACCAGGATTTAGCTAGAGTGGCAGCTGAAAAGTTGTTCAGTATGGGATCCACAGACGCGACACCTTACGTTATACTGTCCAACATATATGCAAAGGGCGGTAAATGGGAAGACGCTGCCCGTGTTAAAAAGATCATGAGAAATAGAGGACTTAGGAAAGAGTCAGGTTACAGTTGGGTTGAAGtcaaaaaaaaaatctacagTTTTTCTTCAAACGACCAAACCAACCCGATGATATCTGAGATGAAAAAAGAGCTAGAGAGGCTGTACAAAGAGATGGATAAACAGGGATATAAGCCTGACACTAGCTGTGCCTTGCATCAAGTGGATGATGACTTAAAGTTGGAGTCATTGAAATACCACAGTGAGAGATTGGCCATTTCATTTGCTCTGATTAACACCCCACCAGGGACGCCAATTAGAGTTATGAAGAATCTATCCGCCTGCCTAGACTGCCATGCTGCAATCAAGATGATCTCAAAGATTGTGAACAGAGACATAATTGTAAGAGATTCAAGCAGGTTTCACCATTTCAAGGATGGAGTTTGTTCTTGTGGAGACTATTGGTAGGGATTAGGCTTTCTTGTGCAAATGAAGGATGCACAATGAATATGCTGACAGACAACCAAGGATTGTAAGAGTACATCTATCAGGTAACTTAACATTGTTGGTATTTTTTGTTACCATGTTACTTATAACTAGTTTACAAAATGCTTTATTAGGTGTATTTTTCTTtcctgtactccctccgtctcaaaataagtgtctcaagcttagtacaactttgtactaaagctagtacaaagttgagacacttattttgggatggagggagtacattgcTGGAAGTAGTCTGATAGCCATTCTTTTAGGATAAACAAGGCTTACTGTACGTAAGGCTTGAGACTACCCCATTTCAAATAACTAAGGGAATCACTATTACTCAAATGCAGGATTTTGGTTGATTTTATTTCGTGGGTGATGTTTATGTTTCAGTTCTTTGTTTCTTCGATCCATTGCCTTTGTGCAGTCTTCATGATAATGGAGATTTGAGAAGGATCTGTTTCTGTAGCTGTAGGTGATAACTTTTTTTGTACTGAAACTACATAATTATTTGTTCTTTCTATGTGAAATCTTTGAAAACCAGATACAAATCATTGCGATATAACCTTCACTACTTATAATGCACAAATATAAGAATGTATATCGTTATTATGTTCTTATCCTAGAATTATTTCCCTTATCTGCTTATCTTGATCATGAAATTTAGTCAATTTCTTCTATTATCTTCATGTATTTGGGGATAGGATTCTGAAAGCTTATAAAATTATTTTCAAAGCTTGCCTAATAATTTAATCATATAAGCTCAAATTCAGTAAAATATTCCCACTTGACAGTCTGTTCTTCTTCCCTAAAATGTTGATCCAAATGTCATAAATGACACAAGATACCTAGCTTTTAATGGCATGTCAATGACGTCATATTATATACAAAATTTTCGAGATGGAAcatatttcagaagatttctctaTTCGTGCTCCGGGTGGAGATTTCGATGTACTATGACCTAAATTATGATTTCACATGCACCAGATATTTCGGTGGCCTCAAGCCCTCAACCCTCTGCGTCGTCCGGGTCCGCTGTGCGTGCTCCCGTCCGCGTTGCCGAGGGACGCCTCCTCCTGCCGCGCTCCTGTCCAATATTTTGTTTATGGAAAAATTTCTTACCATCGCCTCACCTATTTGGACAATTAGGTGAGCTTTACAATTTGGTTCTGTATCCTTAAGAGGGAACCCATTTTTCTTGAGTTAGTCATGCTACCATAGTAACATAAACTCTTACTTCATAGTTACAATCCCTAAATTGTGTTGAGATGCAATGCTAAGCAAATGGAAGATAACAGTCTTTACCGGCAAAAGGTCAATTACAGTATTTTGCCCACTAAAAGAGAGGGATATTATCATTGTCTGTGGTGCATTTTGTTTGTGTTTTCCTGTGATAGAAACGGGTGCATTTCGTTCACATTTTGCCATGCTGGATTTTAGATACAATGTTGATGCCTACAATTCTTTTGACTGAACTTATGTGGCAGATGAGAACTGATACATTACTGCTGTCaatccttttgtttttctgtaTATTTAGGAACATGATACCACACTTGATCTTTTCGCAAAATAAAAACTGCTTGCAACAGAGATGATGCCTTTGACTTTTTGTCAGCTAATGCTGATGCTATATGGGATTTTTTTTGTATTGAAGGAACTGCGTACATAATGAACCGTATATTGCTTATTCAGTGATGTATGATCATTACTAATCCAACATGTTGTTTTCTTGTGATGGAAACTGCTGCATTTGTTGTCCATTTTGCCATTGTGAGCTTCAGATAACTACTTTGTGTGCAAATATGCCAATGGATAACATCCTCTGGATTAACGAGTTCCTATCTGCTGCTGTTCCTACTATCTACCTGGCAGGCTGGTCTGTCAGTGCTACTGATGGCTTTTTCCTCTGGAGTACCAAGAAAAATAGCAGGTAACAAAAATCTCTTTTTGTGACTTCTTAAATGTTTGTTTCTTGAATGAGTCCATTCATTTGGTATTTCTCTGTGCTATTGAAAGGTCTGTGATGCTTACTGTCTAGCTGATTTTTTATGTAAACTATTACTCCCTCCGTgccataatataagagtgttttttaCACTACGCTAGTGtaaaaaatgctcttatattatgggacagagggagtagttaatAAGGTTGGTGACTATATTTAGTTTGTATGCCAGTAAAGGCTGTATGTTAAGCGGTAAAAAAGCAGTAACATACTAATTAGATTCTTTTATATTTGTATGTGCTTTGCCTTTATCTTCCTACAATAGTCAGTTGTTTTTGGCAGTCTGTGCAAGTACTCTCATGGTACATCATCGATAGGCATTGGATTACTGTTTTGCTTATTTGATAGGCAATGGattaccaaattatgtcttgATGGTTGTCTAAGATGAGCTTCACTTCTTTCTTCAGATCATCCCTGTAGTAGAAGCCATGCAAGCGTCATGTAAAATGGTTTTCAGTCGGAACCGAAGCCATCTGTTGGAAGTAACATCTGTAGGGACTGAACCTGTATGCCACTCCCAGTAATATAGAGTGAAGGGAATAACAACATTATTTGTTGTTGGCTTATAATGGGTGAGTTCCTACTCCTTGGATTCACCTGTTTATCTCCTGCACACCTTGGCTAAGATATGATGTATATGATGCAATGTTGTTTCTTAAAATTACCTGCAAGTCTGAATCTTTTAATTAATTCTAGAATATTGTCATTACTTGGCCATCGTTTATTCCTGGTATGCACATCAAATTTTCAGATATTCTTAATAGTGGATGTACCTTTAGGCTTTTGTGAAATAAATATGCATCATATATTGATGCATGTCCTAATCAGAGGATCATTACTACAGTTTATGTAGTGTCAATGATGGATAAGTCTATGTACTAgggtctttgtggggctgcagcacatggtccttgtggctgttaggatagaatccttgaccatcaaggactggccgttaggatagcatcttagactagcatcttagcagcatcttagactagcatcttagcatatgcttggctggctagcagcctataaatatgtatccccaacccctcaggttggcatggcattgtgtgagaaataaaccaacgaaaattgtcccaactctcctagtgtcatccacaactatcaatgctcaggctgaaaggtctaacaAGTGGTATGAGAGCCTCGTTATCTTGTACTCTGAGCATTTCCTGCTCACCTCTCTCACCGGGAGCTGAGCAACGTAAGCCGGTAGCAGCAGCTGCTCCGACTACCCCTGGTTACCTCCCTCCCTCCGGACTGTCGAGCAGTAGCTCGTCAGCAACAGCCTCCTCTCCACGCAACAACCCCCTGCAGCAAACCATGTTTGTAGGTCGCTCTCAGCACACGGCTACCTCGAGCATACGACGCCGGCAGGAGGCCGAGCGCGCCGTGGCAGAGTAGCGTGAGCGAGCAGCTGTAGCAGCCGCTGCTGCGGCAGCAAGGGTGTCGAGGCTGGCTGCAGCGGAGCTGACAGCAGCCAGAGCGGAGGTAGAAGCAGCAACAGCAGCGGAGGCAGCACGTGAGGCTACGGCGGATGCCAAGGCACTCCACGGTGGCTCCGGCAGCTCCAACGGCTCCGCGCCTGCGGACGACGACGCCGACGCAGACCGCGCCAAACTGGCGCAAGAGCGGACGGCGCAGTGGGCAGCCGAACACGCCCGCGCTCCAGGTGGAGGTGCGCACGGCGATGGCGGCTGCAACGACCAGGACCGCGGCCTCTACGAGGTCCGGACTGTGGTCAGGGATGTTGGTCCCAGTGTTGGGTGGCCTACCCTCACTAAAACCAACTACGTCGAGTGGGCCGCGATCATGAAGATCAGGCTCCAGGTGCGGCACCTGTGGGAGGCAGTCCAGGACAGCAACGTCGACCACCAAGAGGATCGACGGGCGCTGGACGCCCTCATCGCTGCAGTCCCGCCCGAGATGTAGTTCTCGCTTTCCAACAAGCGGACTGCCAAGGAGGCTTGGGACGCCATCGCCGCGGCACGCATCGGCAGCGACCGTGCTCGCAAGTCCACACTTTAGGCACTTCGTAAGGAGTGGGAGAGCCTGACCTTCAAGCCAGgtgaggacgttgatgactttgctctccgtctcaacactctgctgtagaagatggtgaagttcggCGATGCCACCTACACCGAGGAGAGAGCTGTCGAGAAGCTTTTCCGGTGCATCCCCGAGAAGTACAAGCAGATGGCTCGCTCCATCGAGTCTTTGCTGGACCTCTCCACGATGACGATCGAGGAGGCGATAGGTCGCCTCAAGGTCGTCGACACCGACGAGCCACAGCCTCCCTCGGGGCCCATCACCACCGGCGGGAAGCTGCTCCTAAATCGGGAACAGTGGGATGCCAGCCTTGGTGACAGGAAGAAGGGGGAGCCTTCTTCCACGACGGGCGGCCGCAAGCGCGACCAGTAGCGCAAGGCGCGAAGAGGCCCCCCGGACAAGGCACAAGGACGTGCCGAAGGTGACGCCCGCGAAGGCGCCAAGGACGGCGCCGCTGGCAAGCCCAAGCCGGCACAGGACAACAGTTGCCAGAACTGTGGCCGGCTTGGCCATTGGGCCAATGAGTGTCAACAACCACGACAAGGCAAGGCTCACGTCGcacaggcggaggaggaggagacgactcTGTTCATGGTGCATGCAAGCATCGAGCTACCTTCAGCGGCACCAGTCGCAAAGGCTCTCCTCCACCTCGACGAGCCAAAAGCACACGCTCTTCTTGGCGATGGCTCCGGGAAGGACAAGACTGCGGGGTGGTGCCTCGATACCGGCGCCACCCACCACATGACCGGTCGAAGAGAATTCTTCGTCGAGCTCGACTCCGACGCGCGAGGCTccgtcaagtttggggatgcatctGCTGTGGAAATTAAGGGCATcggctccgtcatcttcaccaccaagacgggagagcaccggctgctcaccggtgtctactacatccccgcgctaaggaactccatcatcagcttggGACGGCTGGATGAGAACGGCTCACGCGTGCTGATTGAGCATGGGGTCCTACGCATCTGGGATCGCCAGCGTCGCCTTCTCGCCAAGGTACCCAGAGGTGAAAATCGACTCTACGTCCTTGATGTGCAGGTGGCACAACCGGTCTGTCTCGCTGTCCGTCGGGATGACGAGGCGTGGCAATGGCATGAGCGCTTTGGGCACCTTCATTTTGAGGCCCTGAAGCGTCTAAGTTCCAAGGAGATGGTGCGAGGCCTGCCATGCCTCGACCATGTGGAGCAGTTCTGCGACATCTGTGTGCTGACAAAGCAGAGACGACTCCCCTTTCCCCAGCAGGCGAGTTTTCGGGCCAAGGAGAGGCTGGAGCTCGTGCACGGAGATCTGTGTGGCCCGGTGACGCCAGCCACATCAGGAGGTCGACGCTACTTCCTGCTGCTCGTCGACGACCTCTCTCGCTACATGTGGGTGACGGTCCTCGGCAGTAAGGGAGAGGCGGCGGATGCCATCCGGCGCGCGCATGTTGCTGTGGAGGCGGAGAGTGGCCGCAAACTGCGCGTGTTGCGCATTGACAACGGCTGCGAATTCACGGCGGCTGAATTCGCGTCGTACTGCGCTGATGAGGGCATCCAACGCCACTACTCCGCGCCGTACAGCCCACAGCAAAACGGCGTCGTCGAGCGACGCAACCAGACGGTTGTGGGGATGGCTCGGGCTCTCCTCAAGCAGAGAGGGATGCCGGCTGTTTTCTGGGGAGAGGCGGTGCTAACGGCCGTCTACATCCTCAACCGCTCGCCTACTAAGGCACTCGACGGCAGGACGTCGTACGAGGCCTGACATGGGCGGAAGCCGGCGGTCTCCCACTTGCGGGTCTTTGGCTGCCTTGCGTTCGCCAAGGAGCTCGGCCACATCGGCAAGCTCGACGACAGGAGTACTCCGGGAGTCTTCATCGGCTACGCGGAGGGCTCAAAGGCCTACCGCATCCTCGACCCAAAGACACAGCGTGTGCGCACGGCGCGAGACGTCGTGTTCAACGAAGGGCGAGGGTGAAAATGGGACAAGGCGGTGGACGATGGCTCGACGCCGACGTATGACGACTTCATTGTCGAGTACGTCCACTTCAAGGAAGCTGGGGGAGCAAGCAACTCCTCTTCGCCGAGCACGTCTACCCCATCCCCCAAAACTACATCGACTCCAGTGCCTGCTACGCCGACGGCACCACAACCGGCGACGCCGCATACTCCAACCCCGGCAGTCACCACTCCGGGctcgtcttcatcagcaccagctcACGCAGAGCACAACCCGATAAAGTTCGCTTCCCCGCTCACTCACGACGAGGAGCGCATCGACGCGTATCATGGCGGCGAACCGCTGCGGTATTACGATGGATAATCTACTCGGCAACCAGCCAGTGCTGGGACTGGTGCTACGCGACCTGGAGGCACAGCTACAACTCGCGTGTGAGGACGGCGAACCTCGGTCCTTTGCAGAGGCCGAGAGAGACGCGGCATGGCGCGCCGCGATGCGGTTGGAGATGGATGCGGTCGAGCATAACCGCACCTGGGAGCTCGCTGACCTCCCTCGTGGTCACCGCACAATCACCCTTAAGTGAGTGTTCAAGCTGAAGAGggatggagccggcgccatcatcaagcacaaggctTGCTTTGTGGCCCGAGGCTTCTTGCAGCAGGAAGGAGTTGGCTTCGACGACGCTTTCGCTCCCGTGGCACGGATGGAGTCTGTGcgacttctccttgtgctagctgCCCAGGAGGGCTGGCGTGTCCATCACATGGATGTCAAGTCAGCATCCCTCAACGACGACTTGAAGGAGGAAGTCTCCGTGCATCAGCCACCGGGATTTACGATCCCCGgccaggagggcaaggtactccgTGTGCgtaaggctctctatggcctacGGCAGGCACCTAGGACGTGGAACGCCAAGCTGGACTCCGCGCTAAAGAAGATGGGCTTCGAGCAAAGCCCGCATGAGGCGGCCGTCTACCGACGGGGCAGTGGAGGAAATGCCCTGCTGGTGGGCGTCTATGTTGATGACTTGGTGATCACCGGCATCAAAGATGCAGAGGTGGCGGCGTTCAAGGAAGACATGAAGGCCACCTTCTAGATGAGTGATCTGGTGCTCCTCTCCTTCTATCTAGGGATCGAGGTGCACCAGGATCACTCCGGGATCGCGCTTCGACAATCCGCCTACGCCAAGCGCATCGTTGAGCTAGCTGGGCTCACCGACTGCCACCCAGCTCTCACTCCGATGGAGGAGAGGCTGAAACTGAGCCGCGACAGCACGACGGAGGAAGTGGACGCTACGCAGTACCGACGCCTTGTGGGGAGCCTTCGCTACCTTGCCCACACACGGCTAGACTTGGCATTCTCCGTCGGCTATGTCAGTCGGTTCATGGAGCGACCGACGTCGGAGCACCAACAGGCAGTGAAGAGGATCGTTCGCTATGTGGCAGGGACCCTCGACCACGGCCTCTACTACCCTAGGCGTCCGGGGGCGGCACACTTCGTCGGGTACAGCGACAGCGACCACGCCGGCGACATCGACACCAGCAAGAGCACGAGCgggatcctcttcttcctcggcaagTGTCTCGTGAGCTGGCAATCGGTCAAGCAGCAGGTGGTGGCCCTGTCCAGCTGTGAGGCCGAGTACATAGCGGCCTCCACCGCCTGCACTCAGGCGCTCTGGCTCGCTCGACTGCTTGGTGATCTCCTCGTCCGAGACACCAGAACGGTGCAACTCCTAGTGGACAGCAAGTCCGCCCCGGCCCTGGCAAAGAACCGTGTTTTCCACGAACAGAGCAAGCACATCCGACTGAGGTATCACTTCATCCGCAGCTGTTTGAAAGAAGGGAGCATCGAGCCGAGCTACATCAACACCACGGACCAGCTCGCAGACCTGCTCACCAAGCCTCttgggaggatcaagttcctcGAACTCTGCTCCAGGATCGGGATGATTCGACTCTCCTACAAGACGGcgtacaagacttagggggagaatgatggataagtctatgtattagggtctttgtggggctgcagcgcatggtcctt
Coding sequences within:
- the LOC123439401 gene encoding putative pentatricopeptide repeat-containing protein At2g01510; translation: MVKTGFDPAAYRLNLHLQSLISSGRLAQARALFDQMPGTKNAFSLNRMLSGYSRSGQLAAAHQLFLSSPTHLRETVTWTIMMAAFAAAPGHATDALALFRDMLRQGVAPDRVTVSTVLNVPASGAVTASLHPFSVKLGLLRSSVVVCNTLLDAYCKHGLLAAGMRVFREMPHRDSVTYNAMMMGCSKEGLHREALGLFTDMRRAGLDASQFTFSSMLTVATGMGDLQLGRQVHGLVARATSAHNVFVNNSLLDFYSKCDCLAAMEKLFDEMPERDNVSYNVMISGYAWNRCASTALRLFREMQILSFDRQALPYASLLSVAGSLPHIGIGKQIHAQLVLLGLSSEDLVGNALIDMYSKCGMLDAAKTNFLNKNDKTGVSWTAMITGYVQNGQLEEALRLFCDMRRAGLSPDRATFSSIIKASASLAMIGLGRQLHSYIIRSGHISSVFSGSALLDMYAKCGCLDEALQTFDEMPERNSISWNAVISAYAHYGQAKNAIKMFGGMLHYGFKPDSVTFLSVLSACSHNGLAEECMKYFELMEHEYDIPPWKGHYACVIDTLGRVGRFDKVQKMLSEMPFEDDPIIWSSILHSCRIHGNQDLARVAAEKLFSMGSTDATPYVILSNIYAKGGKWEDAARVKKIMRNRGLRKESGYSWVEVKKKIYSFSSNDQTNPMISEMKKELERLYKEMDKQGYKPDTSCALHQVDDDLKLESLKYHSERLAISFALINTPPGTPIRVMKNLSACLDCHAAIKMISKIVNRDIIVRDSSRFHHFKDGVCSCGDYW